AACGGTCAGGTCGCGTCAATTTAGCAACAGTTCTTTTGCTACCTTTTCTGCACTGAAAAGTCTCTGGGGAAACTATGCTATTATCATGTGGTAAAATAGGAGCGGATACCCAACCCCGCCGACACGACTGCCGAACTATGTCAAGCAGACAAATGATCATTCCTAACTACCTGAGGAGGACCCATCCATGAGCGACCGAGGTGCCACCGCGGAAGGGCCACGTCTGTCACGGGCGGCTGCCCACCGTTTGAGTCTGTACCTTCGGTGTCTGACCGCCTGGCCCTCCGAAGCCGAAAAAATCTCCAGCAGCCAGATCGCCGCTGCTGTGGGAGTCAGTGATGCTCAGGTTCGGCGGGACTTGGCTGCTTTGGGTCATCTCGGACAACGCGGCATCGGCTATGACCCGCGTGAGCTGGCGGCTGTGATCCGAGAAGCCTTGGGCATCCATCGTCCCTGGCGTGTCGTGTTGGTCGGTGTGGGAAACCTGGCACGTGCCTTGTTGCGCTACCAGGGGTTTCGCGCCCAGGGATTTGAAATCGTCGCCTTGTTTGACAACCATCCCAATAAAATCGGAGAATGCGTGGAGGGAATTCCCATTCGCCCGCTCAGCGAACTTCAAACGACTATTCAGCAGGAGGGGGCGGAGCTGGCCATATTGACTGTCCCTAAAGAAGCAGCCCAAAGTGTGGCCGATTGCTTAGTCAAAGCGGGGATTCGAGGGATTCTCAACTTCGCTCCTGTTGTCCTCCGGCTGCCCCCGCACGTGCAACTCGTCACAGTCGATTTGGCCATCCAGTTGGAGCAACTTACCTTCCTCGTACAGCATGCGGATGATGCCCTTCCCCCTTCCTTGGACGAATAAATCCTCATCGCTCGTAACTGAGAATACGCCGCCCCTTCCTTTCACCCTCCGCCACGTCGGTGTTTGTTTCCTCAAGAGCAATTCCGTTTCTCGTCACTGTCATCAAGACCAAAGGATATAGCGTCCACGATCCGTGGGGACATTGGCAGGGAATGGTTCCAGCTTCTGCCGGAAGCCGCCAGCAAAACTTGGACATTCCCTCTTGAGTTTTTCCCACCTGTTTCCTATGAATGACTATGACGCGATCCAACGGTCCCTCTACCCGGTAGTGTAACGGTAGCACAAGAGATTTTGGTTCTCTTGGTCCAGGTTCGAATCCTGGCCGGGTAATTTTTTTACCTGGAATTCTGGGACATAGTGCATATCAGTGTTGAATATCGAAGCTTCAGCACCTTAAAGCATGCTCCTTAGATAATCTTCCCCTCTCACACCATCTATACACATATCGCTGGACTGCTTTTTGCCCCGCCCCCGTCGCATAGGGCAAAGTCAGCATCATTTAGGGAAGGGTGTTCAGCTCAGGCATTATCGTGTCACAGATGACCGCCTCATAACCTTCCGACACATCTTTCCACGCACACGGTTACCACGCCATCATTGGGGGTATCATATGCCGCCTTTCCAAGTGATAAACTCACTTCTTCCTTAAGATGGGGGTCCGCCACTCAGAGATCGAGCAGAATTTGCTGCCTCGATCGACAGGCTTTGGTTCCAGAAGTTCTTGCAGACCTGATGGCTCGCATGGGCTGGTGGTGTTATTACGGATGGGGCGGTAGAGGTTCCCATCTCCGGCGGCGTAGGAGAGGGGATTAAGGCTCGTCCACCGGCCGAGCGTCGGCGAGTAGTCGCGTAAACGGAAGTAATACAGGCCGCTGGTGACATCGTACCGTCCACCCTGATGCAGGTAGACCCAGGCGAAGGCGCTGGGTCCCAGAACGTTCCAGTTGGCATCCAGCACCGTCGCCTGACCGAAGAGGCTAACGTTACAAAATTGACAATCCATCCTGATTTGTTCAAAATATCAAAAATATGAACTTGTCACCCCATATTGAATCTCGTCCTATATGGTATGCTTTTGCATGTAGCCCACGCCATCCACCAACGCCGTCACGTTGAAGTTGCATCCTGCACCATCCACAAAAGCTCCCTTCAGTCCACATAAGCTCCTTCAGTGTGCCCCATCACCGTTACTGCCCTCCCTGATCCCGTAATGCTACAGCGTCGACATAGGATGGAGCGTATTAGTATTGCACTCATCACTGGAAAGCGATTAGAGCACCATGAGTCATGTCCAAAATAAAAGAGCGCACATCCCTGTGCGCTCGGTGTTAGAGATGATGCCTTGGATTACTTCCATCAATTCATCAAGGACCAGCAGAAGCCAACGCCGCTAGGAAGCGAATTCCTCCACCTTGGACGGAGAGGCGTAGGGTCAGGTTCTGGCCCCCTGCCACTTCGAGACGGAGCATGTCTCTGCCTACCGGTCCCACCCTACCAAAAATTTGAGTTGCTATGGCGTTGACTTGTTGCGGTGTGGCGTTCTGATTGGCCAACCGTGCCAAGCCGACAAGGGAAACGTCCAAGGAAAGAGCTGGCGACTTGGTAGGTCCGTTGCTCAACGCATTACGCAACACAGAGGCATCAGGGCCGACACTGAAGACTAGCAAGTCTTCCGAAGTGGCTAACCACAAGGAGCGAGTACCAAGATAGGGTTCAGCATCCGCTGGCAAAATGCGGTCTATTTGGTGGAGAGTGAAATTGCCGACTTTAGCGAAGTTCAATTTTGCAGCCTGTGTATCTCCGGTGTCACGCTCGTACAACTTGACCAATTCTCGAATTGCGTCCTCCAGCTTTTTCCCTTCCTTGACGCTGACCGCACCCAGCACCGTGTAATGTCCTCTAGCATTCGGTGCTGTCATGGTGATTGCAGCATCAGCAACGGCTGCTTTGAGAGTTGGGAGAATGCCCTGAAGGATTTTCTCGATAGCGGCCTTGTTCTGCGGAGGAACCTCATTGAGGGCCTGGGTCATTATGCTATTGATCAAGTCATCCCACATCTTGCGCGTATCATCCGTCAGGGCGAAATTGACATTCCCGCGTAACACCGCACCTCTGACGTTGGTCAAGCCGTAGGCCAGACTGGTCCTCTGTCCCAAAGAGGCGAAGTTTTTGGCCACCGGACTATTCGGTTGGGGCACGACAGTTAAATCGAGGGAAATGTAATCCCTCTTTTCATCCACAAAGAGTTTCAGGTGCAACTCTTTGACATCTTCGATGAGGGTCCGTGACAAATTGATGACGGATTTGCCGCCGAGAATGAAACCAGCTCGTTCAGCAGGATTATCTTTCGTGAGGGCCTCCCGTTGAAGCTCTTGCAAAGTTTCATCCAATTTCGCCAGCAACTCTCGGCGCATTACCACGGGAATGCGATCGGGGCGAATGACCACCGAAGCGACCGCCCCGTCATCCTGGGCGAAGAAGTTTTTCGCGGGGATCAGCTTTTTGGCATCGAGATGGGACTCATGATTCGCGACATAAAGGTAACCATCGATAAAACGGGCGTAAAGAGCCTCCACAGGTCCGCCTGGCGGCAAAGGGATGGACATGATTCCGTTGCCCTTCCGCTCGATCTGCAATCCCGCCTGGGCCTGCAAAAAGCCCATCAAGGTTTCCAAATTGGCAACGGGCACCAAAAAGACCCCGGCACCTTGCTCGACATCGAGCGAAATATCGCCATAGAGGCCGATCGGACGCCGCGTGTCCAGACCGAACAGTCCTTGTTGAGGATCGATCGGGATTTGTTGGACGAAGCCGCGGAACAGTTGCTGCTGGCCAATCAGCCCCGCGATGTAATCGGCTTTGCTGAGCAGGTCGTTGATAGAACGGAGGCGAACTTCCACCGGCGCGGTGGTGGCGCGTGGCGCTTGGGCGTAGGCGGACGATCCCATTAGGAGGGTAGCCGCCAAGGGAATCCATAAACGGGTAACCATGGCATTCTCCTCACCGTTTAGAGTTACAGATACGCAGAACCCCACTTCTGCCTTTTCACTAACTGCGGACTCATCAGTCTTAGCTCGATTGATTTGTACTTCGCTGGAAGCCTCCGATTCTTTCTCCGTAATGCGGAAAGAAGCGATTGGTGGCAGAGTTCTTCTGGTCACTCAAGGGCGGAGGACGTCTGCGGTGTGCAGCAAACGAATCGCTGGTCCTTGCGCCTCCACTTTGAGAGTAAATTGATCGCCCGCGGTGATGCGGAGGCGAATCCGATCTTGGTTCCTGCCGTCTTTGTCCCCAAACACCTCGCGTTGGATGGCTTTGATTTCATCGGGGTGCAATTGGGGTGCGAGCACAGGTAGAAGGGCTGCTGCTGACACTTCGACATCGACAAGGGGGACCGACACTCCTTGGGCCTTTTTGAGGGCAGAGCGCAGGAGTTCCCCATTTTCTTCGATGCTCCAAGCCAGACAGCGGTCCGACACCGCTAGCCAAAGGGTTGTCGTTCCGAAAAGCTGATCGGCACGTTCGGGCCATCCGTTGACGATCACTTTGTGAATGCGGAAATCGCCCAGGGTTTCCCGATCAAAGGAAAAGTCGGCCAATTCGACCGTTGTCAAAATCGGGGCTATGCTTTTGAGGAACTTTTCGATCTCCTTTCCTTGATGGACGCCGAGGGCGCCGAGCAGTTTGTGATGCCCTTGCCGATCTGCTGGGAGCAGGACAGCAGCGGCATCCAGTTCTGCTGCTTTGAGGGTGGGGAGGACAGCTTGGAACAATCCTTGGACGAACTCGCGTTCATCGGGTGTCGCCTTTTTGATGGCCTCCGCGGCGATGTCCTGAACGAGGTGGGCGAATTCCCGGCGTGCCAAGGGGGTTAGGCCGACGTGCACTCCACCCCGCATCGCGGCCTGTGGGGCAGATTGCACGATCCCTGCCGGCAAACTCTTGCGTTCGGCAAATGCCCGAAGGTTTTCCGCGAGCAAAGTTCCCCGCTTCGGCGTTAGGCGCAATTCACTGGCCAACTCACCCTTTTTCTCGTCGATATAAACGCGGAGGCTCACTTCCTCGGCGTCCAGCGACACCGTTTGGGCCAGATTCATGAAATGGTTTTTGAGCCAGGGGGCCAACCGCTTGCCGACATCGTCTTCCGGTGGATTGTCCCGCATTCCCTGTTCGAGGAACATTTCGAGTTGGGCCAGGAGGAATTTTTTGACATCCACAGAAATCTGGTCCAAGCGTACTTGAAGGGACAGAACAGTTCCATCATCGTCGGAGGCAAAATACGTCTTGGCCGGGATAAGGCGGGTGTCTTCCAGGTCTTCTGCAAAACGGCCGACGTAAAGATAATCTCGTTCGAAGCGCAAGTACAAATGGTCGATACCCACGGCCATCAAAGGGAACTCCGGCGGCAGCGCCAGCTTGTAGCGATTCTCCCGCTGATTCTCCACAGTGCACCCCAATTGGCCCTTGAGCAAGTTCAGGAGACTATCCCGATCCGCGCAAGGAATCATGATCACAAAAGAACTAGTCACGAGATCGGGCTTGACATGGGCATAAAGTCCGAAAGGTCTGTCGGGATGGATCCCCTCCACTCCTTTGCCTTGGAGTCGAGCCAGAAAGATCAGAGCTTTGACAGCTCGGAAGGTTTCGGCTTGGTCCACCAAACCCGCGGCGTATTCCGCCTTATTGAGCAACTCTGTCAAGGAACGGAGGCGGAGCTGAACGGTGGGGATCGATTCCGTGCGAGCAGCGGGAGGATTTTGTCCCCAAAGGCCAGACGGCAGGAGTAGGGCTACTACTAACACCCCAGTTTCCCGGAAATGTCGCTTGCAATACTTGAGCATACTTTTCCCCCAAGATTTCCCCCAAGATACTTACTCGGCGGACTCCTACGAAGTTTTGAGAGGGCTTCCGATGACTCTGCCAATAATACCTCCTGCCAGGCCTGAAGGTGTCGAAGAATTACCAGAATTGTACAAACCCAATAAGGACAGCACTACCTCTGGGCTTTTTCAGAACTTTCTGGACTGGGAAACACCCTGCACTCCAGGGATTGGCACGAAATGACGCAGCAACGCTCAACGGAGGACGTGGGGAGATAATATGGGTCAGAAAACGTGGGGAGGTCGGTTCTCGGGCCCGACAGATACACGTGTGGAAGCCTTTACCGAGTCGATCAGCATTGATCAACGGCTATATCGTCACGACATCCGGGCCAGCCAAGCCCATGCTCGGATGCTGGCTGCCGTGGGACTGATCACTGCTGACGAGGCGGAACAGATTGTGCAGGCCCTGGCAGAGATCGAACGAGAAATCGCCTCCGGCCAAATGACATGGCGGACGGAATTGGAGGATATTCATACGCACATCGAACATGCTCTCATCACACGATTGGGGGATGTTGGCCGGAAGCTACACACCGCCCGGAGCCGCAATGACCAGGTCGTCACGGATGTCAAGCTCTGGGTGCGTGAGGCAATCGAAGGAATAGATGGCCAGGTGGCGGAATTGCAACGGTCGTTTGTGCGGTTGGCGGAACGTGAGCAGGGAGTGATTTTGCCGGGCTACACTCATTTGCAGCGGGCACAACCGGTGTTGGCCGCCCATTACGCTTTGGCTTACGTAGAGAAATTCCAGCGAGATCGGGAACGCTTGGCCGAAGCGCGCCGTCGGGTCAACATCCTCCCCTTGGGTGCCGCTGCTCTGGCAGGCACGTCGCTGCCGATCGATCGCGAGCAGGTGCGACAACAACTCGGTTTCGACGCCTTGGCTAGTAACAGCTTGGACATTTCCAGTGATCGAGATTTCGTACTGGACTATGTTTATGCCTTGGCTGTTATCGCCTTGCATCTCAGTGGCTGGGCGGAGGAGTGGATCATCTGGAGTACCACGGAATTCTCATTCTTAGAGTTGCCCGACGCTTTCTGCACAGGTTCCAGCATTATGCCTCATAAGAAAAATCCCGACGTTTTGGAATTGATTCGAGGAAAAAGTGCACGCGTAATAGCTGCCCTGCAACAGCTCTTCATACTACTCAAAGGATTGCCTCTGGCCTACAATCGCGATTTGCAGGAAGACAAAGTGGCTTTGTTCCATGCACACGATACGGTGGAGGCTTGTTTGCAAGTGGCAGCCCCCTTGGTTGAAGGCAGTCGATTCCGCAGGGAAGGGATTGCGGCCCGGTTGGAAGACGGCTTCCTTGACGCGACCACACTCATGGAAGGTTTGGTGGAAGCTGGGATACCGCTGCGTGCGGCACACGAAATCGTGGGCAAATTGGTCCGAGACTGCGAGCAGCGACGCTGCCGTCTTGCGGACCTGCCCGATGAGATTTTGGCTTCGCTCCTCCCCCACCGACCGGATGCCCTGGCTTTTCTCCGATCCCGCTTAGGCGTCACCCAGGCCTTAGCAGCTTTTCGCAGTCACGCTTCCACTGCACCGTCCGAGGTTCAACAACAACTCCAGTCCTGGAAACAGCGCTTGAACATGTAAACCCGGATACTATGCATGAAAAAATCATGCTAGTCTCCATAGATATGAAAGGAGATATTCATGGATCATTTCCACTATCTTAACGGTCAGTTGTATTGTGAAAATGTCCCTATACAAGAATTGGCAAAACAGTATGGAACTCCTTTATTTGTTTACAGTCAAGCGACACTGTTACATCATTTGAGATCATTGAAAAAAGCCTTTGAAGAGGCTAAACCGATCATTTGTTATTCTATCAAGGCCAACGGCAATCTGTCGATCTGTCGACTGTTGGGGGAACATGGAGCTGGTTTCGACGTTACGAGTGGAGGAGAGCTGTACCGAGCTTTGAAAGCCGGGCCGAAAGGGGCACCCATTGTCTTTGCGGGTGTTGGGAAAACGGCAGCAGAAATTCGCATGGCCCTAGACGCCGGCGTGTTGCTGTTCGACGTGGAGTCCGAGGAGGAATTGTGGACAATTGGTCGAATCGCCCAAGAGTTGGGACGGCGAGCACCTGTGGCTTTGCGGGTCAATCCTGACCTACCCCCAAAAACTCATGTCAAGACGGACACCTCTGTAAAAGGGGTCAAATTCGGGCTGGATATCGAGACGGTGGTCGAAGTAGCGCGGGCGGCTTTGGGCCACCCTGGGCTAGAGCTTATGGGCATCCATATGCATTTGGGGTCGCCAATTCTTAAGACGGAACCCTACCGTCAAGGTGCAGAGAAGGCGATCCGCCTGATCGAACAGTTCCGCCAGCAAGGTCATAACATCCGTTATCTCAATATGGGTGGTGGTTTTGGCATTCATTACCGGCGGGATGAGGCTCCCCCTGCCGACGCTTACGCGCAAGCGATACTGCCAGCGATCCGAGCTACGGGATGTCAATTAATCTTAGAGCCTGGCCGTTTCCTCGTGGGCAATGCCGGCATCCTGGTAAGCACGGTCCTGTACCGTAAATCCACCGGGGGGAAGCACTATCTCATTCAGGATGCGGCGATGAATGATCTGATCCGGCCTACGCTTTACGGTTCGATCCATCGTCTCTGGCCGGTCCGATTACCCCCTGGCGTGCCCGACCGGCCTCCACTCGACATGAACATCAACCCCGATCAGGGGAATCCGTTTTTAGACTTTGAAGGGTCACTGCGGCAGGAT
This Thermogemmata fonticola DNA region includes the following protein-coding sequences:
- a CDS encoding redox-sensing transcriptional repressor Rex; amino-acid sequence: MSDRGATAEGPRLSRAAAHRLSLYLRCLTAWPSEAEKISSSQIAAAVGVSDAQVRRDLAALGHLGQRGIGYDPRELAAVIREALGIHRPWRVVLVGVGNLARALLRYQGFRAQGFEIVALFDNHPNKIGECVEGIPIRPLSELQTTIQQEGAELAILTVPKEAAQSVADCLVKAGIRGILNFAPVVLRLPPHVQLVTVDLAIQLEQLTFLVQHADDALPPSLDE
- a CDS encoding RHS repeat-associated core domain-containing protein, whose product is MDCQFCNVSLFGQATVLDANWNVLGPSAFAWVYLHQGGRYDVTSGLYYFRLRDYSPTLGRWTSLNPLSYAAGDGNLYRPIRNNTTSPCEPSGLQELLEPKPVDRGSKFCSISEWRTPILRKK
- the argH gene encoding argininosuccinate lyase — protein: MGQKTWGGRFSGPTDTRVEAFTESISIDQRLYRHDIRASQAHARMLAAVGLITADEAEQIVQALAEIEREIASGQMTWRTELEDIHTHIEHALITRLGDVGRKLHTARSRNDQVVTDVKLWVREAIEGIDGQVAELQRSFVRLAEREQGVILPGYTHLQRAQPVLAAHYALAYVEKFQRDRERLAEARRRVNILPLGAAALAGTSLPIDREQVRQQLGFDALASNSLDISSDRDFVLDYVYALAVIALHLSGWAEEWIIWSTTEFSFLELPDAFCTGSSIMPHKKNPDVLELIRGKSARVIAALQQLFILLKGLPLAYNRDLQEDKVALFHAHDTVEACLQVAAPLVEGSRFRREGIAARLEDGFLDATTLMEGLVEAGIPLRAAHEIVGKLVRDCEQRRCRLADLPDEILASLLPHRPDALAFLRSRLGVTQALAAFRSHASTAPSEVQQQLQSWKQRLNM
- the lysA gene encoding diaminopimelate decarboxylase — its product is MDHFHYLNGQLYCENVPIQELAKQYGTPLFVYSQATLLHHLRSLKKAFEEAKPIICYSIKANGNLSICRLLGEHGAGFDVTSGGELYRALKAGPKGAPIVFAGVGKTAAEIRMALDAGVLLFDVESEEELWTIGRIAQELGRRAPVALRVNPDLPPKTHVKTDTSVKGVKFGLDIETVVEVARAALGHPGLELMGIHMHLGSPILKTEPYRQGAEKAIRLIEQFRQQGHNIRYLNMGGGFGIHYRRDEAPPADAYAQAILPAIRATGCQLILEPGRFLVGNAGILVSTVLYRKSTGGKHYLIQDAAMNDLIRPTLYGSIHRLWPVRLPPGVPDRPPLDMNINPDQGNPFLDFEGSLRQDVVGPVCESGDFLAKDRPLPRMEPGDLLAIFSAGAYGMSMASNYNSRPRAAEVLVTDATHRLIRRRETYDDLIACEECCLLPAGRSQ